The bacterium nucleotide sequence GATCTCTGGGCCAAAGAACTGAATGTAGATGAGATATTAGCTGCCCGGCCGGCTGAAGAGAAGGCCGGGGGAGAGACTGGGCCGGCTAAACCGCTAGGGAAAGCCCTGAAAGGGATAAACCTAAGGGGAGGAGCCAAAATTGATCGGGGAGTATTTAAGGGAGTAAAGTTTACCGATCTTAAGACCAATCTGGAGATAGTGGATGGTATCGTGGCCGTCAAGGACTTCCAGATGAACACCTGGGGCGGCCAAGTGATCAGCCGCGGGGAAGTGAATCTTAAGCCGGTTCAGCCTGAGTATGCCCTTAAAACCCAGATTAAAAGGGTGGAAACCAATAATCTCCTGAGTGATCTAACTCCGATGAAGGATATGATCTTTGGCCAATTAGACTTTGATCTCACGACCGATGGGGCTGGTTTAGGATTCAAGCAGGTTATGAAGACCATTACCCTGAAAGGAGATTTCGAGGTTATTAAAGGGAAATTAAGGCGAATAAAGGTCATTGATGAACTATTCTCCTTTTTAGGGCTGACTCCATTAAAAGAATTGGCTTGCGATAAGCTGCCGGGTAAAATAAGGATAAAGCAGGGCAAGGTCGAGTTGGACAGCACCAGCCTTAAGGGTAATGATGTCAATCTTATCACCCAAGGAAGCATCGGTCTTGACGGCAGCCTGGACCTTGACCTTACCACTGAATGGGCTGATAAGTGGTCTTCCCAAATCAAAAATCCGGCCATCAGTTCCTTCCTTAAGAATGAAGAAGGCCGGGTGGTATTGGCCTTCAAGGTAAGTGGTTCTTACGACTCTCCTAAGTTCAACTTCTCCACCAGCCCCTTACAGGAGAAGCTTAAACAAAGGATGGAAGAAGAAAAAGAGAAGGTCAGAAAGCAGATAGAAGCCGAGCGGGAAAAGGTAAAAGATCGGGCCAAAGAAGAGGTAAAGAAGCGGATTGAAGAATCTATCCCGGACGAGGAGGTTAAAAAGAAGGTCAAGGATATGATGAAGATATTCAAGTAGGCGAGACCCCATTTTATCCTGAAGGAGCCGGCGGGTGCTAAATTCAACCAGGATGAGAATAGCGATCTTAACTCAACCGAACTTAGTGCCTGGTCAAGTTTGATTTGAGGGATTCGTCCTTGTAAAAGTAACCCTTAGTTTGGACAGAGACAAGTCTACACAGACAGATTCTATCTTGACCAGGCTGTAGGGGCACGTTGCAACGTGTGCCCCTACAGTAAGGGCGATTCGCGAATCGTCCTTGCAAAAGGAGGAGGTAGGGGCGAATAATTATTCGCCCTTACTAAAGAGACTCTACCCATAAATACTAACGTGACAAGGCACTAGGTCTCGGTGGCAAAAATCTAAGCCGCTAATTTCTGGAGAAATGAAGGCAGATCAGAGGCCTCCCTTGGTCCTACCGTTACTTTCCAATCACTCCCCAATTCTTCTTCTAACTCACCCTTTATCTGGGCTACGTAGCCGGGAATGATGAGGTTGCGGTTGGCCATCTTATCCACAATTCCACTCTTATTGACGAAGGGGGCTATCAAGTCAGGCACAAATTTCCCGGCTGACCAGGCCGTCAGGGTAGAAAGTCCCTCGGTGTTCATAATGAGAAGCCAGGTAGGCACCCTGGAAGACTCGACCTCGGAGTTGACAATAAAATAGGTCAGAGAGAAATTGGTGGTGATAATAAGCGGTGAATCTTTGGTCGGTATATTAACCTCATAAATTCCTTGAGACATAGTCATTGGCCGTTGAGGGTCAGTATAGATATTAAGTCGGTGAACCAGAAGGGGGAAGGTCCGGTAAGCGGCCAGATCAGATAAGACTACAATTCCCGCATATTTTTCTATCATAATCGAGGCATAGAGGGCCTCTTTCAGAGGGTCATCCGTCAGTTGGGCAGGAAAAACAATCGTGGAAAAACCAAAGGATCTGAAACGCTTTTTAAGGGCCAGGCGTCGAATGGCGGTTTGATCATATAATACCTGACTAATAGACTCAGGAGCAGAATCAAGAACCATATCTTTTACTCCGGCCTTGCTTAACCTATCACTGAGTTCACTAAGGGCATCCAACCCCTTAGCTGAGGCAGCTAAGACAGCCCCGGTAGTTTTAGCCACGTCGGCCATAGCCTCAGCATTATCAGAAGTGGCCGCATAAAGAAGGGGCTTGTTATCTTTGACCATTTCAGCCGCGGCGGCCATTATTGGCGGATCATCGGACATCAAAATAATCCCGTAGGGGGTATCTTTGACTCGCTCCACCAGGCTCAGGAAAGATTCCTTCTTCCCTGAGGTATTTTTAAGAGCCACCAGATCAGCCCTGAGGGTGAGACCGACCCGTTCAAACTGGGACTCATCCAGTTGCTTTAACTTAGAGTTTATCTCTTCGGGCGCCGCTGTATCTTCGATTAAAACAGCCAGCCCCGTAGGATGCTCAAAGGTCTTGTCGTGTCTGAAAAGAACCGTTTCTTCACCGATCTTGAGGGCATAGTCGCCGCGGCCAATGGTGATCGGCCTAATAGGAGGAGCGGAGGCTTCCCCTAAGGCGGCTTTAGCCTCTTCTGAGATATGCGGACAGGCAGAGATTTCTACTTTCCCAGCCGCTAACTGCATTGCAAAGGCAAGGCAGGTGGGAAACTTACATTCACGACAGTTCGTTCGAGGTAATAATTTGTAGATTTCTATTCCACTGAGGGCCATAATATTGTGCTCCTTTCTGGTTAGTTTCGAGTTCGGGGCACCCGCTTGCGGGTCGTCGAGTCTCGAGTTGGCTGGGTCATCTCAGTCACACTTAGCCACTTCTCCCATGGTTTCCCTTACCAGCCGGATTGCTTCCGGATGCCGCATAACCAATATATCTGCTCCGGCCATAGCTAAGCTCATGGCGGTCATTGCCTCCCAGAGGATACCACGTTCTCTGGCCGGACCTAGTTCAGGCGCTTCCCTTTCACTTATTTTGGCCTCTTTACACTTCCAGGACTCCCGGCCTACATCGCAGAGGATAGGCAACTGCATCTTTTCATCATTAGTAGTTAAAG carries:
- the acsC gene encoding acetyl-CoA decarbonylase/synthase complex subunit gamma; its protein translation is MALSGIEIYKLLPRTNCRECKFPTCLAFAMQLAAGKVEISACPHISEEAKAALGEASAPPIRPITIGRGDYALKIGEETVLFRHDKTFEHPTGLAVLIEDTAAPEEINSKLKQLDESQFERVGLTLRADLVALKNTSGKKESFLSLVERVKDTPYGIILMSDDPPIMAAAAEMVKDNKPLLYAATSDNAEAMADVAKTTGAVLAASAKGLDALSELSDRLSKAGVKDMVLDSAPESISQVLYDQTAIRRLALKKRFRSFGFSTIVFPAQLTDDPLKEALYASIMIEKYAGIVVLSDLAAYRTFPLLVHRLNIYTDPQRPMTMSQGIYEVNIPTKDSPLIITTNFSLTYFIVNSEVESSRVPTWLLIMNTEGLSTLTAWSAGKFVPDLIAPFVNKSGIVDKMANRNLIIPGYVAQIKGELEEELGSDWKVTVGPREASDLPSFLQKLAA